Part of the Candidatus Margulisiibacteriota bacterium genome, CCAGCAGCTCGGTTGAGGTAACCTACAAAGATATCCGTTTAACAGGTAATACACTGCACTACGACGTCTCGGCTGAAACGGTTGAGATGCGAGGATCGGTTGAGGTTTTCTACAAGGAGATCTATCTCAAGGCGGGAAAGATCTTCTACCAGGCGACCAGAGAAACGATCAACGCTGAAAATAATGTTTATTTTCTGTATGAGGGGATCAGCATAGAAGGGGATAGCCTTGCCTATAACCTGCTGACCAAAACCGGACAAGCTAGAAATATCACCTTCAATTTCCGGGAAGTCGACCTGACCGGCAGAGAGGTCTCTTTCAGCCCGGACACCTTTGACCTGCGCCAGGCGACCCTGACCACCTGCGATTTTCCCTCCCCGCACTATCATGTCAGCGCTGGGGAGATCATTTTTTATCCCAGGAATAAATGGCTGGTCGCTTACTGGGGATATTTTTGGCTGGGGCAGTTCCCCATTGTCCCGATGCCGACTTACATTTACGACCTTAGCGCGCAAGAGAGAGGAAATAAGAATTTACCGCCGTTCCCCCAGATCGGCGCCAATGAAGAAGATGGAACATACATAAATGAAACTATGGCCTGGCATTTAAACCGAAGTTTATCCGGCGCCTATTCGCTTGGTTATGCTGAACGAAAGGGGCTTCAGCTTGGACTGAATGCTAATTATCTGTTAGACGACTCCAATAAAGGAAATATCCGTTTGAACAGCAATGGAAACGACGGCCGCTCCGGAGGGATCACCCACACTTATTCTTTCGGTGAATATTCAACGGAAAACAGCCAGCTCTCTTTTGGCCTTTTTACAGAACCGGCCGAATATCGTTATTCGCTGGAAACGACTGTTTCATATCGGGAAAGGATCAATTATCAGCGGGTCAGCTTTCTCCCTAACCTCCGGTTTTACTCGCGGGGATTCCCCATTTTGCGTTCAGCGGCCAGGGCCGACCTGGACCTTAGCACCGGGATTGTCAACGAGGAGAACAATCAAAAACTTGGCCGGAACAGCGTCAACCTGAGAATATCAGGCGATCTGCCGGCAAGCGCGCTGGGGGACATTGTTCCATCCCTGATCTACGATTGCAGTTATTATGCCGGACAAGGACGCTGGGAAAAACCGTCGCTCCAGCTGGAGCTGATAAAAAAAATCAATCCCCGGCTGGCTTTCAACGCCGGTCTTTCGCATTATTTCTTTGTTAACGGCACCTCTCCTTTTAATTACGAGCTCTATCGTTTCCGTCCGTCCGACCGACTGCTGGCCAGCGCGCAGTTTGATCTTGACCGGACCGCCGCCAAGATCGCGGCTTCGTATTTTCTGGACGATTGGACGCCGGAAGATATAGATTACACTTTATTTTTTAAATTTCATTGTTATAATCTAGAGGTCACTTATCGTTCGATCAGGAAGGAGTTTCTTCTCGGATTCAATCTGGCTCCGGGGAAGCAATAATGTTCATTACTTTTGAAGGACCGGAAGGGTGCGGCAAATCGACCCATTCCCGGTTATTAAAAACATATCTTGAAGAAAAGGGGATGAGTGTTGTTCAGACCAGGGAACCGGGAGGAACGCCTCTGGGCGTTAAGCTCCGGGCGCTCCTCCTGGAAAAAAGCGGACCGATCGATCAATTGGCGGAAGCCTGCCTGTTTTTTGCCGATCGCGCCGAACACGTCAATAGCGTGATCAGGCCGGCTATTAACTCCGGCAATTTCGTGATCTGTGACCGCTACCTTGACTCAACTCTGGCCTATCAGATCGGAGGACGCGGGCTGCCGGAAGACCTGATCCGCTTTATGAACATGGAAGCAAGCTATGGGATCAGGCCGGATCTGACCATTCTTCTTGATATTCCCCCGTCAGTCGGATTGGAGAGGGCCAAAAGTAAAGGAGGAGCAGATCGTTTTGAGCGCGAAGGAATGGAGTTCCACGATCGGGTCCGGGCCAAATATCTGGAACTGGCCGCGGCCGACCAGTCCAGGATCAAACTTTTTCCCTTTGAAAACCTGCCGATCGAAACAGTCCAGGCCAAAATAAGGAGCATTATTGATGAAAAGCTCGGAAATTAGAGAAAAATTCCTGGCATTTTTTGCCGCCAAGGGGCACGAAGTCCTACCCGGCGCTTCCCTTGTCCCCAGCGATCCGACCGTCCTGCTGACCCTGGCCGGAATGCTCCAGTTCAAACCGATCTTTCTTGGCCAGGAAAAGCCGAAGCACCGCCGGGCCGCGACCGTTCAAAAATGCATCCGGACACTGGATATCGAACGGGTCGGCAAAACCCCCAGGCATCATACTTTTTTTGAAATGCTCGGCAATTTTTCTTTTGGCGATTATTTCAAGAAAGAAGCTATCCAGTTCGCCTGGGAGCTGTTGACCAAAGAATTTAAGATCCCGATAACAAAATTGCACATTGCCGTCTACAAAAAAGACGAAGAAGCCTATGAGCTCTGGCGCGGGTCGATAGGCTTGCCGGAAGCGATCATCCACCGTCTGGGGGAAGAGAATAATTTTTGGTCGGCCGGGCCGACCGGTCCCTGCGGCCCTTGTTCGGAGATCTATTACGACCTCGGCACCGATTCTGGCTGCGGTCAGCCGAACTGCGCTCCTGGTTGCGACTGTGACCGGTTCCTCGAGATCTGGAACCTGGTCTTTATCCAATACAACCGGAACGAAAAGGGGGAACTTCTACCTCTCAAGAACAAAGGGATCGATACCGGTATGGGGCTGGAGCGGATCGCATCGGTCCTGCAGGGGACCGATGATAACTTTGAGACTGACCTATTCCAGCCGCTGATCAAAAAGATCGAAGCGCTTGCTCCGACCGCGGCCGGATCGCAAATTTCCAGGCGGATCATTGCCGATCACGTCAGGGCGGCAACCAACCTTATAGC contains:
- the tmk gene encoding dTMP kinase, which codes for MFITFEGPEGCGKSTHSRLLKTYLEEKGMSVVQTREPGGTPLGVKLRALLLEKSGPIDQLAEACLFFADRAEHVNSVIRPAINSGNFVICDRYLDSTLAYQIGGRGLPEDLIRFMNMEASYGIRPDLTILLDIPPSVGLERAKSKGGADRFEREGMEFHDRVRAKYLELAAADQSRIKLFPFENLPIETVQAKIRSIIDEKLGN
- the alaS gene encoding alanine--tRNA ligase; the protein is MKSSEIREKFLAFFAAKGHEVLPGASLVPSDPTVLLTLAGMLQFKPIFLGQEKPKHRRAATVQKCIRTLDIERVGKTPRHHTFFEMLGNFSFGDYFKKEAIQFAWELLTKEFKIPITKLHIAVYKKDEEAYELWRGSIGLPEAIIHRLGEENNFWSAGPTGPCGPCSEIYYDLGTDSGCGQPNCAPGCDCDRFLEIWNLVFIQYNRNEKGELLPLKNKGIDTGMGLERIASVLQGTDDNFETDLFQPLIKKIEALAPTAAGSQISRRIIADHVRAATNLIADGVYPSNTGRGYILRRLIRRAVSHGKRLGIERSFLADLAKEVIADMGKIYPVLKEKEGAIIEIVKEEEENFFATLTSGLKWFEELTAKLQSGGMLSGSDAFKLHDTYGFPIELTIELAAEKQLKVDLPAFEKEMEGQRDRARQSGINGEKKADLGGLDLNQLKP